A single region of the Kineosporiaceae bacterium SCSIO 59966 genome encodes:
- the radA gene encoding DNA repair protein RadA — protein sequence MTSKASRPRAGFRCAECGWETSKWVGRCGECQAWGTVEETAAARARTATATPVGNPARPIAEVDVDAARARPTGVAELDRVLGGGLVPGAVVLLAGEPGVGKSTLVLEVASRAAQDGRTVLYVSAEESAAQVRLRAERIGALRPRLMLAAETDLGTVLGQIEQVRPDLLVVDSVQTVASAEVEGSAGNVSQVREVAASLIRVAKERGTATLLVGHVTKDGSIAGPRVLEHLVDVVCQFEGDRHSRLRLVRAVKNRYGPTDEVGCFDLSDTGIVGLPDPSGLFLSSGDTPMPGTCVTVTLEGRRPLVTEVQALVAPSSAANPRRAVSGLDSARVAMVVAVMTRRARLALAGQDVYVATVGGVRLGEPAADLATALALAGAVLDRPLAAGTVAFGEVGLAGEVRPVTGLQRRLAEAARLGFTAAVVPRGAADVGPAPEGMRVIEVEDIPGALRQTRLHAL from the coding sequence ATGACGAGCAAGGCGTCCCGCCCACGAGCCGGTTTCCGCTGCGCCGAGTGCGGGTGGGAGACGTCGAAGTGGGTGGGCCGGTGCGGGGAGTGCCAGGCCTGGGGCACGGTCGAGGAGACCGCGGCCGCCAGGGCCCGGACGGCGACCGCCACCCCGGTGGGCAACCCGGCCCGGCCCATCGCCGAGGTGGACGTCGATGCGGCCCGCGCCCGCCCGACCGGGGTGGCCGAGCTCGACCGCGTGCTCGGCGGCGGCCTCGTCCCGGGCGCCGTCGTCCTGCTGGCCGGGGAGCCCGGGGTCGGCAAGTCGACGCTGGTCCTGGAGGTCGCCTCGCGGGCCGCCCAGGACGGCCGCACCGTGCTCTACGTGTCCGCGGAGGAGTCCGCGGCGCAGGTGCGCCTGCGCGCCGAGCGGATCGGCGCGCTGCGACCCCGGCTGATGCTCGCCGCCGAGACCGACCTGGGGACCGTGCTGGGCCAGATCGAGCAGGTGCGCCCCGACCTGCTGGTCGTCGACTCGGTGCAGACGGTGGCCTCGGCGGAGGTGGAGGGCTCGGCCGGCAACGTCTCCCAGGTCCGGGAGGTCGCCGCGTCCCTCATCCGGGTGGCCAAGGAGCGCGGGACGGCCACCCTGCTCGTCGGCCACGTGACCAAGGACGGCTCGATCGCCGGGCCGAGGGTGCTCGAGCACCTCGTCGACGTCGTCTGCCAGTTCGAGGGCGACCGGCACTCCCGGCTCCGGCTGGTGCGGGCCGTGAAGAACCGGTACGGGCCGACCGACGAGGTCGGCTGCTTCGACCTGTCCGACACCGGGATCGTCGGCCTGCCGGACCCGAGCGGACTGTTCCTGTCCTCCGGCGACACCCCCATGCCAGGCACCTGCGTGACCGTCACCCTCGAGGGACGCCGTCCCCTGGTGACCGAGGTGCAGGCGCTGGTCGCGCCGTCGTCCGCGGCGAACCCGCGCCGTGCGGTCAGCGGGCTGGACTCCGCCCGCGTCGCGATGGTCGTCGCCGTGATGACCCGGCGTGCCCGGCTGGCCCTCGCCGGACAGGACGTCTACGTGGCCACGGTGGGCGGGGTGCGCCTCGGGGAGCCGGCCGCCGACCTGGCGACTGCCCTGGCGCTGGCCGGCGCGGTGCTGGACCGGCCGCTGGCCGCCGGGACGGTCGCCTTCGGCGAGGTCGGGCTCGCCGGCGAGGTGCGGCCGGTGACCGGGCTGCAGCGCCGCCTCGCCGAGGCCGCCCGGCTCGGCTTCACGGCCGCCGTGGTGCCCCGCGGCGCGGCGGACGTCGGACCGGCCCCCGAGGGGATGCGCGTCATCGAGGTGGAGGACATTCCCGGGGCGCTACGACAGACCCGGCTGCACGCGCTGTGA
- a CDS encoding class I SAM-dependent methyltransferase — MPGTVPSPNIWDHPDVYEAENRGVDPDGVIEAAMRARHDWAGQVLLDVGCGTGFHLPYFAADAARVVGVEPHPPLLARARHRVRDLPTVQVLAGTAQALPLPDASVDVVHARWAYFFGPGCEPGLAELDRVLRRGGTAFVLDNDATRSTFGAWFRRALPGYDPAAVERFWARRGWQREPLDIRWEMPDRAVFEAVVRIEFTPALAEEILAEHSGSGVDYAVNLWWRTTPS; from the coding sequence CTGCCGGGCACGGTCCCGAGCCCGAACATCTGGGACCACCCGGACGTCTACGAGGCGGAGAACCGGGGCGTCGACCCGGACGGGGTGATCGAGGCGGCGATGCGCGCCCGGCACGACTGGGCCGGGCAGGTGCTCCTCGACGTCGGCTGCGGCACCGGGTTCCACCTGCCGTACTTCGCGGCGGACGCCGCCCGGGTGGTCGGGGTGGAACCGCACCCTCCGCTGCTCGCCCGGGCCCGGCACCGGGTGCGCGACCTGCCCACGGTGCAGGTGCTCGCCGGGACCGCCCAGGCCCTGCCGCTGCCGGACGCGTCAGTGGACGTCGTGCACGCGCGGTGGGCGTACTTCTTCGGGCCCGGCTGCGAGCCCGGCCTCGCCGAGCTGGACCGGGTGCTGCGCCGCGGCGGTACGGCGTTCGTCCTCGACAACGACGCGACCCGCTCGACGTTCGGGGCCTGGTTCCGGCGTGCGCTGCCCGGGTACGACCCGGCCGCCGTCGAGCGGTTCTGGGCCCGGCGCGGCTGGCAGCGCGAGCCGCTCGACATCCGCTGGGAGATGCCGGACCGAGCGGTGTTCGAGGCCGTCGTCCGGATCGAGTTCACCCCCGCGCTGGCCGAGGAGATCCTGGCCGAGCACTCCGGCAGCGGCGTCGACTACGCCGTGAACCTCTGGTGGCGCACGACGCCGAGCTGA
- a CDS encoding Ppx/GppA family phosphatase, whose protein sequence is MRLGVLDVGSNTVHLLVVDAYPGAHPWPATSHKRTLRLAEHLDAAGSVRPDGVDALATFVAEAAEVAEEQGCQELLAFATSAVREASNGEAVLSAVRQRTGVDLQVLPGDDEARLTFLAARRWFGWSAGRLLVLDIGGGSLELSIGIDEEPDVAFSLLLGAGRLTRERLRHDPPHPREVKDLRRLVRAEVAEIVRPLRKPGTPDLVVGSSKTFRSLARVAGAAPSSEGLYVQRVLRRDDLAALVPRLARMPAAERARLPGVSVERAPQLLAGAVVAEAAMDLLEVPELRICPWALREGIILRRIDRMAAGR, encoded by the coding sequence ATGCGGCTCGGCGTGCTGGACGTGGGCTCCAACACCGTCCACCTGCTCGTCGTCGACGCCTACCCCGGAGCGCACCCGTGGCCGGCTACGTCGCACAAGCGGACGCTGCGCCTCGCCGAGCACCTCGACGCCGCCGGGTCGGTCCGCCCGGACGGCGTGGACGCGCTGGCCACGTTCGTCGCCGAGGCCGCGGAGGTCGCCGAGGAGCAGGGCTGCCAGGAGCTGCTCGCCTTCGCCACCTCCGCCGTCCGCGAGGCCTCCAACGGCGAGGCCGTGCTCAGCGCCGTCCGGCAGCGGACCGGGGTCGACCTCCAGGTGCTCCCCGGGGACGACGAGGCCCGGCTGACCTTCCTCGCCGCGCGTCGCTGGTTCGGCTGGTCGGCGGGCCGGTTGCTCGTGCTCGACATCGGCGGCGGCTCGCTGGAGCTGTCGATTGGCATCGACGAGGAGCCGGACGTCGCGTTCAGCCTGCTGCTCGGCGCCGGTCGTCTCACCCGCGAGCGGCTGCGGCACGACCCACCGCACCCGCGCGAGGTCAAGGACCTGCGCCGCCTCGTGCGCGCCGAGGTCGCCGAGATCGTCCGCCCGCTGCGCAAGCCCGGCACGCCGGACCTCGTCGTCGGCTCCAGCAAGACGTTCCGGTCCCTGGCCCGGGTGGCCGGCGCGGCCCCGAGCAGCGAGGGCCTCTACGTCCAGCGGGTGCTGCGCCGAGACGACCTGGCCGCACTGGTGCCCCGGCTGGCCCGGATGCCCGCTGCCGAGCGGGCGCGGCTGCCCGGGGTGTCCGTGGAGCGGGCACCGCAGCTGCTCGCCGGCGCCGTCGTCGCCGAGGCGGCGATGGACCTGCTCGAGGTGCCCGAGCTGCGCATCTGCCCGTGGGCTCTGCGCGAGGGGATCATCCTGCGCCGGATCGACCGGATGGCCGCAGGACGCTGA
- a CDS encoding sugar phosphate isomerase/epimerase, with protein sequence MRTPDVPVTLSTASVYPLPCPEAFAAAARLGYDGVEVMVWNDPVSQDPEALRRLSRHYGVPVLSVHAPTLLLTQRVWGRDPWGKVTRSVRMADELGASTVVVHPPFRWQREYAAGFVDGVAEVQQGTDVSVTVENMYPWRAGTREVMAYAPGWDPTEHAYQHVTLDLSHTATASVDGLVMARALGDRLRHLHLADGVGLARDEHLVPGRGTQPAGEVLEHLAEISFTGTVVVEVSTRRARSAAERDDDLAESLAFARLHLAAPAASDPAGR encoded by the coding sequence GTGCGGACGCCGGACGTGCCGGTGACGCTGTCCACCGCCTCGGTGTACCCGCTGCCCTGCCCGGAGGCGTTCGCGGCCGCCGCCCGCCTGGGGTACGACGGCGTCGAGGTCATGGTCTGGAACGACCCGGTGAGCCAGGACCCGGAGGCGCTGCGGCGGCTGTCCCGGCACTACGGCGTCCCGGTGCTCTCCGTGCACGCGCCCACCCTGCTGCTCACCCAACGGGTCTGGGGCCGGGACCCGTGGGGCAAGGTCACCCGGTCGGTGCGGATGGCCGACGAGCTCGGCGCCTCCACCGTCGTCGTGCACCCGCCGTTCCGCTGGCAGCGTGAGTACGCGGCCGGTTTCGTCGACGGCGTCGCCGAGGTCCAGCAGGGCACGGACGTCTCCGTGACCGTCGAGAACATGTACCCGTGGCGGGCCGGGACCCGGGAGGTCATGGCCTACGCACCTGGGTGGGACCCCACCGAGCACGCCTACCAGCACGTCACCCTCGACCTGTCGCACACCGCGACGGCGTCCGTCGACGGGCTGGTCATGGCCCGGGCGCTCGGTGACCGGCTGCGCCACCTGCACCTCGCGGACGGCGTCGGCCTGGCCCGCGACGAGCACCTGGTGCCCGGGCGCGGCACGCAGCCCGCCGGGGAGGTGCTCGAGCACCTCGCCGAGATCTCCTTCACCGGCACGGTCGTCGTCGAGGTCAGCACCCGCCGGGCGCGTTCGGCGGCGGAGCGGGACGACGACCTGGCCGAGTCCCTGGCGTTCGCCCGCCTGCACCTGGCCGCCCCTGCGGCGAGCGACCCGGCCGGGCGCTGA
- a CDS encoding proline dehydrogenase, translating into MLDNALRTVLLQAARSPGVRTVVERAPGSRAVVRRFVPGTGSEHAVEASRGLLAGGLRVTVDHLGEDTTDRDRADAARDAYIALLGRLADAGLTADGAVEVSVKLSAVGQALGPDGPAVATAAAHTICEAAAAAGTTVTLDMEDHTTTDATLETLRTLRADFPWVGAVLQAYLRRTEADCRDLATVGSRVRLCKGAYDEPASVAFQDKHEVDRSYVRCLKVLMAGPGYPMVATHDPRLIDIAGALAVRHDRDRGGYEFQMLYGIRPDEQRRLAALGETVRVYLPYGQDWYGYFMRRLAERPANVGFFLRSLVTRG; encoded by the coding sequence ATGCTCGACAACGCGCTGCGCACGGTGCTGCTGCAGGCCGCCCGCAGCCCCGGGGTGCGCACGGTCGTGGAACGCGCCCCGGGCTCGCGCGCGGTGGTGCGCCGCTTCGTCCCCGGCACCGGCTCCGAGCACGCCGTGGAGGCGTCCCGCGGCCTGCTCGCCGGCGGGCTGCGGGTCACCGTCGACCACCTCGGCGAGGACACCACCGACCGCGACCGGGCGGACGCCGCCCGGGACGCCTACATCGCCCTGCTCGGCCGGCTCGCCGACGCCGGGCTCACCGCGGACGGCGCGGTCGAGGTGTCGGTGAAGCTGTCCGCCGTCGGGCAGGCGCTGGGCCCGGACGGTCCCGCGGTGGCGACCGCGGCCGCCCACACGATCTGCGAGGCCGCCGCCGCGGCCGGGACGACGGTCACCCTCGACATGGAGGACCACACGACGACCGACGCCACCCTGGAGACCCTGCGCACCCTGCGGGCGGACTTCCCGTGGGTAGGCGCCGTCCTGCAGGCGTACCTGCGCCGCACCGAGGCGGACTGCCGGGACCTGGCCACCGTCGGGTCGCGCGTCCGGCTCTGCAAGGGCGCCTACGACGAGCCGGCGTCGGTGGCGTTCCAGGACAAGCACGAGGTGGACCGCTCCTACGTGCGCTGCCTCAAGGTGCTCATGGCCGGCCCCGGCTACCCGATGGTGGCCACCCACGATCCCCGGCTCATCGACATCGCCGGGGCGCTCGCCGTCCGGCACGACCGGGACCGGGGCGGGTACGAGTTCCAGATGCTCTACGGGATCCGGCCCGACGAGCAGCGGCGCCTGGCCGCGCTCGGCGAGACCGTCCGGGTCTACCTGCCGTACGGGCAGGACTGGTACGGCTACTTCATGCGGCGGCTGGCGGAGCGGCCGGCCAACGTCGGGTTCTTCCTGCGGTCGCTGGTGACGAGAGGATGA
- a CDS encoding pyrroline-5-carboxylate reductase: MTVGDNGTVAVLGAGVMGETLVSGLLRAGWSSDDIVITERRAERAAELAERYGVRVLDNAGAAALADTVVLVVKPQDMAALLEEIAGALRPGALVVSIAAGISTAFVESRLPAGTPVVRVMPNTPALVDEGMAAVSPGAHCDEEHLQRAEAMLRATGRVLRVPEHHQDAVTAISGSGPAYIFYVVEAMIEAGVLLGLPRSTATELVVQTLYGAATMLRETGEHPTVLREQVSSPAGTTMAALRQLDDHKVRAAFLTAMEAARDRSRELSSGSA, encoded by the coding sequence ATGACGGTGGGCGACAACGGCACGGTGGCGGTGCTCGGCGCCGGGGTGATGGGGGAGACCCTCGTCTCGGGGCTGCTGCGCGCCGGGTGGAGCAGCGACGACATCGTGATCACTGAGCGGCGGGCGGAGCGCGCCGCCGAGCTCGCCGAGCGCTACGGCGTCCGGGTGCTCGACAACGCCGGGGCCGCGGCGCTCGCGGACACCGTCGTCCTCGTCGTCAAGCCGCAGGACATGGCGGCCCTGCTCGAGGAGATCGCCGGGGCACTGCGCCCCGGCGCCCTCGTCGTGTCCATCGCTGCCGGGATCTCGACCGCATTCGTGGAGTCCCGGCTGCCGGCGGGCACGCCGGTCGTGCGGGTGATGCCGAACACCCCCGCGCTCGTCGACGAGGGGATGGCCGCGGTCAGCCCCGGCGCGCACTGCGACGAGGAGCACCTGCAGCGGGCCGAGGCCATGCTGCGGGCCACCGGGCGGGTGCTGCGGGTGCCCGAGCACCACCAGGACGCGGTCACCGCGATCTCCGGCTCCGGGCCGGCGTACATCTTCTACGTCGTCGAGGCGATGATCGAGGCCGGCGTGCTGCTCGGGCTGCCCCGGTCGACCGCGACCGAGCTCGTCGTCCAGACCCTCTACGGCGCGGCGACGATGCTGCGCGAGACCGGCGAGCACCCCACCGTCCTGCGCGAGCAGGTGTCGAGCCCGGCCGGGACGACGATGGCCGCGTTGCGCCAGCTCGACGACCACAAGGTGCGGGCCGCGTTCCTCACCGCGATGGAGGCCGCCCGGGACCGCTCCCGTGAGCTGTCCTCCGGTAGCGCCTGA
- a CDS encoding TrkA family potassium uptake protein: MADKRLHEDAALVVGLGRFGSAIADALNRLGHEVLAVERNPDLVQEWSGRLTHVVEADATSIDALRQLGVEDFPIAVVGIGTSIEASVLATANLVDLDVKQIWAKAITPSHGRILERIGAHHVVYPEADAGERVAHLVSGKLLDYIEFDDGFAIVKMRPPKETQGFTLAESNVRRKYGVTIVGVKSPGQDFTYALPDTMVTSHDTLIVSGHTELIERFAARP; encoded by the coding sequence TTGGCTGACAAGAGGCTGCACGAGGACGCCGCGCTGGTCGTCGGGCTGGGACGATTCGGCAGCGCCATCGCCGACGCGCTGAACCGGCTGGGGCACGAGGTGCTCGCCGTGGAACGCAACCCTGACCTGGTCCAGGAGTGGTCCGGCCGGCTCACCCACGTCGTGGAGGCGGACGCGACAAGCATCGACGCGCTGCGCCAGCTCGGCGTCGAGGACTTCCCGATCGCGGTCGTCGGTATCGGAACCTCCATCGAGGCCTCCGTGCTGGCGACGGCGAACCTCGTCGACCTGGACGTCAAGCAGATCTGGGCCAAGGCCATCACGCCGTCCCACGGCCGGATCCTCGAGCGGATCGGCGCCCACCACGTCGTCTACCCGGAGGCGGACGCCGGTGAGCGCGTCGCTCACCTCGTCAGCGGCAAGCTGCTCGACTACATCGAGTTCGACGACGGCTTCGCGATCGTGAAGATGCGGCCGCCGAAGGAGACCCAGGGGTTCACGCTCGCCGAGTCCAACGTGCGCCGCAAGTACGGCGTCACGATCGTCGGGGTGAAGTCACCGGGGCAGGACTTCACCTACGCGCTGCCGGACACGATGGTCACCTCGCACGACACCCTCATCGTCTCCGGGCACACCGAGCTCATCGAACGGTTCGCAGCCCGCCCGTGA
- a CDS encoding TrkH family potassium uptake protein, protein MTSAETHPRQRPVRRSGRSSGRRFGALWWRDAIDDAARSSPARLALTVFVFVIAFFTALLSLPFATESGQPAPLADALFVATSAVCVTGLTTVNIPEYFSPFGEGVLLVAMQVGGIGVLTLASILGVAVSRRLGLRTRLIAASETKALRLGEVGSLLRTILIVSLSIEAVLFVVLTSRFLALGEPLAQASWHGVFYAVSSFNNVGFIAHPEGLQEFVGDPWFVLPMAAGVFVGSLGFPVLLVLLRSWRPREWDLHTKITLTATTVLLVLAFVVLGAMEWRNTATLARLDVGERLLATLFLAVMPRSGGFSTVETGAMNPESWLVTDALMFIGGGSASTAGGIRVTTLAVLVLAVVAEARGDVDVEGFRRRVPAGSIRIAVTVLLVGATVVLLSTIGLMAMTNHTLDRALFETISAFATCGLSTGITGDLPEGAKYLLTATMFVGRTGTMTLAAALALRERRRLFRLPEERPIIG, encoded by the coding sequence GCAGCGGGCGCTCCAGCGGGCGCCGCTTCGGCGCGCTGTGGTGGCGGGACGCCATCGACGACGCGGCTCGGTCCTCCCCGGCCCGGCTGGCGCTCACGGTGTTCGTGTTCGTCATCGCCTTCTTCACCGCCCTGCTCTCCCTGCCGTTCGCCACCGAGAGCGGGCAGCCCGCCCCGCTGGCCGACGCACTGTTCGTGGCCACGTCCGCGGTGTGCGTCACCGGACTCACGACCGTCAACATCCCGGAGTACTTCTCGCCGTTCGGCGAGGGGGTGCTGCTCGTCGCCATGCAGGTCGGCGGCATCGGCGTGCTCACCCTGGCGTCGATCCTCGGCGTTGCGGTCTCGCGCCGGCTCGGTCTGCGGACCCGGCTCATCGCCGCGAGCGAGACGAAGGCGTTGCGGCTCGGCGAGGTCGGCTCCCTGCTGCGCACCATCCTCATCGTCTCGCTCAGCATCGAGGCGGTGCTCTTCGTCGTCCTCACCTCGCGCTTCCTGGCCCTCGGCGAGCCTCTGGCCCAAGCCAGCTGGCACGGCGTGTTCTACGCGGTCTCGTCCTTCAACAACGTCGGCTTCATCGCCCACCCCGAGGGCCTCCAGGAGTTCGTCGGCGACCCGTGGTTCGTGCTCCCGATGGCCGCGGGCGTGTTCGTCGGCAGCCTCGGGTTCCCCGTCCTGCTCGTCCTCCTGCGCTCCTGGCGGCCGCGCGAGTGGGACCTCCACACCAAGATCACCCTCACCGCGACGACGGTGCTGCTGGTCCTCGCGTTCGTCGTCCTGGGCGCCATGGAGTGGCGCAACACCGCCACCCTGGCCCGCCTGGACGTCGGGGAGCGGCTGCTCGCGACGCTGTTCCTGGCCGTGATGCCACGTTCCGGGGGCTTCTCCACGGTGGAGACCGGGGCGATGAACCCCGAGTCGTGGCTGGTCACCGACGCGCTCATGTTCATCGGCGGCGGCAGCGCGTCGACCGCGGGCGGTATCCGGGTGACGACGTTGGCAGTGCTCGTCCTCGCCGTCGTCGCGGAGGCCAGGGGAGACGTCGACGTCGAGGGCTTCCGCCGACGGGTGCCCGCCGGAAGCATCCGGATCGCCGTCACGGTTCTGCTCGTCGGCGCCACGGTCGTCCTGCTGTCGACGATCGGCCTCATGGCGATGACGAACCACACCCTGGACCGGGCGCTGTTCGAGACCATCTCGGCGTTCGCGACCTGTGGGCTGTCCACCGGTATCACCGGTGACCTGCCCGAGGGCGCGAAGTACCTGCTGACCGCAACGATGTTCGTCGGGAGGACCGGCACGATGACACTCGCCGCCGCCCTCGCCCTGCGGGAGCGCCGCAGGTTGTTCCGGCTACCGGAGGAGAGGCCCATCATTGGCTGA